One stretch of Ananas comosus cultivar F153 linkage group 6, ASM154086v1, whole genome shotgun sequence DNA includes these proteins:
- the LOC109711145 gene encoding potassium transporter 25-like isoform X1, translating into MDVERGGSGEPDKRVNSWRAAFALAYQSLGVVYGDLSTSPLYVYKSAFSGGDIEHSETNDEIYGVLSFVFWTLTLIPLFKYVFVVLRADDNGEGGTFALYSLICRRAGIGFVPGARPADCEDAVAAAAAASCAANAPNGSASAASRVRTMLEKHQVLQRLLLIFALLGTCMVIGDGVLTPAVSVFSAVSGLELSMEKEQHKYVEVPVACVILVGLFALQHYGTHRVGFLFAPIVVAWLLCISGIGAYNIIHWNPRVYRALSPYYMYNFLKKTRRGGWMSLGGILLCITGSEAMYADLGHFSQSSIKLAFTSVVYPALILAYMGQAAYLSQHHAIESSYRIGFYVSVPEQIRWPVLAIAILAAVVGSQAVITGTFSIIKQCSALSCFPRVKIVHTSSKVHGQIYIPEINWILMILCLAVTIGFRDTKRLGNASGLAVITVMLVTTCLMSLVIVLCWHRSIFFALCFLLFFGAIEAFYFSASLIKFLEGAWVPIALSFIFMTIMYTWHYGTLKKYEFDVQNRVSIGWLLNLGPSLGIVRVRGIGLIHTELVSGIPAIFSHFVTNLPAFHQVLVFLCVKSIPVPHVQPEERFVVGRIGPKDYRIYRVIVMYGYRDVQKDDLEFEKDLVSSIAEFVRSGGPDHDNLEEIEEPCGKMPVVGTPVRLFEEDCELNEPPGPSDQKEIKSPIIFPKRKRVRFLLPKSPQLDIAAREELQELTEAREAGMAFILGHSYMRAKSGSSFIKRIAINFGYEFLRRNSRGPAYAATIPHASTLEVGMVYLV; encoded by the exons ATGGACGTCGAGCGCGGGGGCTCCGGCGAGCCCGACAAG AGGGTGAATTCATGGCGAGCGGCGTTTGCTCTCGCGTACCAGAGCCTCGGCGTCGTCTACGGCGATTTGAGCACGTCGCCGCTCTACGTGTACAAGAGCGCCTTCTCGGGGGGCGACATCGAGCACTCGGAGACCAACGACGAGATCTACGGGGTGCTCTCCTTCGTCTTCTggaccctaaccctaatcccccTTTTTAAGTACGTGTTCGTCGTCCTCCGCGCCGACGACAATGGCGAAGGCGGCACCTTTGCGCTCTACTCCCTCATTTGCCGCCGCGCCGGCATCGGATTCGTCCCCGGCGCCCGCCCCGCCGATTGCGAGGACgccgtggcggcggcggcggcggcgtcgtgcgCGGCGAATGCTCCGAATGGCTCCGCCTCGGCCGCTTCTAGAGTTAGGACGATGCTGGAGAAGCACCAGGTGCTTCAGAGGCTGCTGTTGATCTTTGCGCTGCTTGGGACTTGTATGGTGATCGGTGATGGTGTGCTTACTCCCGCGGTCTCCG TTTTCTCGGCGGTCTCAGGACTCGAGCTCTCCATGGAGAAGGAGCAGCACAAAT ATGTCGAGGTTCCTGTGGCATGTGTCATATTGGTTGGCTTGTTTGCCCTGCAACATTACGGCACCCACAGAGTAGGGTTTTTATTCGCACCGATCGTCGTCGCTTGGCTTCTGTGTATCAGCGGCATCGGTGCCTACAACATTATTCACTGGAACCCTCGTGTATACCGAGCCCTCTCGCCATACTACATGTACAATTTTCTGAAGAAGACCCGAAGAGGCGGCTGGATGTCGCTAGGCGGTATACTTCTCTGCATAACAG GATCTGAAGCTATGTATGCAGATCTAGGACACTTCTCTCAGTCATCGATAAAG CTCGCATTTACTTCCGTGGTCTATCCAGCCCTTATCCTAGCATACATGGGTCAGGCTGCTTATCTCTCGCAACACCACGCCATCGAAAGCAGCTACAGAATTGGCTTCTATGTGTCCGTGCCAG AACAAATCAGATGGCCGGTCCTGGCGATTGCTATACTTGCGGCGGTGGTGGGTAGCCAAGCGGTTATAACCGGCACCTTCTCAATTATCAAGCAGTGCTCCGCCTTAAGTTGCTTTCCCAGGGTGAAGATAGTGCATACGTCGTCCAAGGTACACGGGCAAATATACATCCCGGAGATCAACTGGATCTTGATGATATTGTGCCTTGCCGTTACTATTGGCTTCAGAGACACAAAGCGGTTGGGAAATGCATCAG GATTGGCAGTTATAACCGTCATGTTGGTTACCACGTGCTTGATGTCCTTAGTGATAGTCCTGTGCTGGCACAGGAGCATCTTCTTCGCCCTAtgcttcctcctcttctttggAGCTATCGAAGCCTTCTACTTCTCGGCTTCCTTGATCAAGTTTCTAGAAGGGGCATGGGTCCCGATTGCCCTTTCCTTCATCTTCATGACGATCATGTACACGTGGCATTACGGCACCCTCAAGAAGTACGAGTTCGACGTGCAAAACAGGGTTTCGATAGGTTGGCTCCTCAACCTTGGGCCTTCCCTTGGGATTGTTCGTGTGCGAGGCATCGGTCTCATACACACGGAGCTAGTGTCAGGAATTCCCGCCATCTTCTCCCACTTTGTCACCAACCTACCTGCATTTCATCAG GTTCTCGTCTTCCTCTGTGTGAAGTCCATCCCGGTGCCCCACGTCCAACCCGAGGAGCGCTTCGTCGTGGGCCGCATTGGCCCGAAAGACTATAGGATCTACAGGGTTATCGTAATGTACGGCTATCGAGACGTGCAGAAGGACGACCTGGAGTTCGAGAAGGATCTAGTCAGCAGCATTGCGGAGTTCGTCCGTTCCGGAGGACCCGACCACGACAATTTGGAAGAGATCGAGGAGCCTTGTGGGAAAATGCCGGTTGTTGGGACGCCGGTCCGGTTATTCGAGGAGGATTGTGAGTTGAACGAGCCACCCGGACCGTCCGATCAAAAGGAAATAAAATCTCCAATTATATTCCCgaaaaggaaaagagtgagGTTTTTGTTACCCAAGAGCCCTCAACTAGACATCGCGGCGCGCGAGGAGTTACAAGAGCTGACGGAGGCGAGAGAGGCTGGAATGGCCTTTATACTCGGGCACTCGTACATGAGAGCAAAGAGCGGGTCTAGTTTTATAAAGCGGATCGCAATCAACTTCGGCTACGAATTCTTGAGGAGGAATAGCAGAGGTCCTGCTTATGCTGCTACAATACCTCATGCTTCTACTCTGGAGGTGGGGATGGTCTACCTTGTTTGA
- the LOC109711145 gene encoding potassium transporter 25-like isoform X2 — MDVERGGSGEPDKRVNSWRAAFALAYQSLGVVYGDLSTSPLYVYKSAFSGGDIEHSETNDEIYGVLSFVFWTLTLIPLFKYVFVVLRADDNGEGGTFALYSLICRRAGIGFVPGARPADCEDAVAAAAAASCAANAPNGSASAASRVRTMLEKHQVLQRLLLIFALLGTCMVIGDGVLTPAVSVFSAVSGLELSMEKEQHKYVEVPVACVILVGLFALQHYGTHRVGFLFAPIVVAWLLCISGIGAYNIIHWNPRVYRALSPYYMYNFLKKTRRGGWMSLGGILLCITGSEAMYADLGHFSQSSIKLAFTSVVYPALILAYMGQAAYLSQHHAIESSYRIGFYVSVPEQIRWPVLAIAILAAVVGSQAVITGTFSIIKQCSALSCFPRVKIVHTSSKVHGQIYIPEINWILMILCLAVTIGFRDTKRLGNASGLAVITVMLVTTCLMSLVIVLCWHRSIFFALCFLLFFGAIEAFYFSASLIKFLEGAWVPIALSFIFMTIMYTWHYGTLKKYEFDVQNRVSIGWLLNLGPSLGIVRVRGIGLIHTELVSGIPAIFSHFVTNLPAFHQSIPVPHVQPEERFVVGRIGPKDYRIYRVIVMYGYRDVQKDDLEFEKDLVSSIAEFVRSGGPDHDNLEEIEEPCGKMPVVGTPVRLFEEDCELNEPPGPSDQKEIKSPIIFPKRKRVRFLLPKSPQLDIAAREELQELTEAREAGMAFILGHSYMRAKSGSSFIKRIAINFGYEFLRRNSRGPAYAATIPHASTLEVGMVYLV; from the exons ATGGACGTCGAGCGCGGGGGCTCCGGCGAGCCCGACAAG AGGGTGAATTCATGGCGAGCGGCGTTTGCTCTCGCGTACCAGAGCCTCGGCGTCGTCTACGGCGATTTGAGCACGTCGCCGCTCTACGTGTACAAGAGCGCCTTCTCGGGGGGCGACATCGAGCACTCGGAGACCAACGACGAGATCTACGGGGTGCTCTCCTTCGTCTTCTggaccctaaccctaatcccccTTTTTAAGTACGTGTTCGTCGTCCTCCGCGCCGACGACAATGGCGAAGGCGGCACCTTTGCGCTCTACTCCCTCATTTGCCGCCGCGCCGGCATCGGATTCGTCCCCGGCGCCCGCCCCGCCGATTGCGAGGACgccgtggcggcggcggcggcggcgtcgtgcgCGGCGAATGCTCCGAATGGCTCCGCCTCGGCCGCTTCTAGAGTTAGGACGATGCTGGAGAAGCACCAGGTGCTTCAGAGGCTGCTGTTGATCTTTGCGCTGCTTGGGACTTGTATGGTGATCGGTGATGGTGTGCTTACTCCCGCGGTCTCCG TTTTCTCGGCGGTCTCAGGACTCGAGCTCTCCATGGAGAAGGAGCAGCACAAAT ATGTCGAGGTTCCTGTGGCATGTGTCATATTGGTTGGCTTGTTTGCCCTGCAACATTACGGCACCCACAGAGTAGGGTTTTTATTCGCACCGATCGTCGTCGCTTGGCTTCTGTGTATCAGCGGCATCGGTGCCTACAACATTATTCACTGGAACCCTCGTGTATACCGAGCCCTCTCGCCATACTACATGTACAATTTTCTGAAGAAGACCCGAAGAGGCGGCTGGATGTCGCTAGGCGGTATACTTCTCTGCATAACAG GATCTGAAGCTATGTATGCAGATCTAGGACACTTCTCTCAGTCATCGATAAAG CTCGCATTTACTTCCGTGGTCTATCCAGCCCTTATCCTAGCATACATGGGTCAGGCTGCTTATCTCTCGCAACACCACGCCATCGAAAGCAGCTACAGAATTGGCTTCTATGTGTCCGTGCCAG AACAAATCAGATGGCCGGTCCTGGCGATTGCTATACTTGCGGCGGTGGTGGGTAGCCAAGCGGTTATAACCGGCACCTTCTCAATTATCAAGCAGTGCTCCGCCTTAAGTTGCTTTCCCAGGGTGAAGATAGTGCATACGTCGTCCAAGGTACACGGGCAAATATACATCCCGGAGATCAACTGGATCTTGATGATATTGTGCCTTGCCGTTACTATTGGCTTCAGAGACACAAAGCGGTTGGGAAATGCATCAG GATTGGCAGTTATAACCGTCATGTTGGTTACCACGTGCTTGATGTCCTTAGTGATAGTCCTGTGCTGGCACAGGAGCATCTTCTTCGCCCTAtgcttcctcctcttctttggAGCTATCGAAGCCTTCTACTTCTCGGCTTCCTTGATCAAGTTTCTAGAAGGGGCATGGGTCCCGATTGCCCTTTCCTTCATCTTCATGACGATCATGTACACGTGGCATTACGGCACCCTCAAGAAGTACGAGTTCGACGTGCAAAACAGGGTTTCGATAGGTTGGCTCCTCAACCTTGGGCCTTCCCTTGGGATTGTTCGTGTGCGAGGCATCGGTCTCATACACACGGAGCTAGTGTCAGGAATTCCCGCCATCTTCTCCCACTTTGTCACCAACCTACCTGCATTTCATCAG TCCATCCCGGTGCCCCACGTCCAACCCGAGGAGCGCTTCGTCGTGGGCCGCATTGGCCCGAAAGACTATAGGATCTACAGGGTTATCGTAATGTACGGCTATCGAGACGTGCAGAAGGACGACCTGGAGTTCGAGAAGGATCTAGTCAGCAGCATTGCGGAGTTCGTCCGTTCCGGAGGACCCGACCACGACAATTTGGAAGAGATCGAGGAGCCTTGTGGGAAAATGCCGGTTGTTGGGACGCCGGTCCGGTTATTCGAGGAGGATTGTGAGTTGAACGAGCCACCCGGACCGTCCGATCAAAAGGAAATAAAATCTCCAATTATATTCCCgaaaaggaaaagagtgagGTTTTTGTTACCCAAGAGCCCTCAACTAGACATCGCGGCGCGCGAGGAGTTACAAGAGCTGACGGAGGCGAGAGAGGCTGGAATGGCCTTTATACTCGGGCACTCGTACATGAGAGCAAAGAGCGGGTCTAGTTTTATAAAGCGGATCGCAATCAACTTCGGCTACGAATTCTTGAGGAGGAATAGCAGAGGTCCTGCTTATGCTGCTACAATACCTCATGCTTCTACTCTGGAGGTGGGGATGGTCTACCTTGTTTGA